From the genome of Aerococcus sanguinicola:
CCAGATCCAGATCTTTGAACGGACCAAGCGGGGGATCTATATCACGCCGGAAGGGAGCGAGTTCCTCTCCTATGCCCGGGATATCCTCTCCCAAGTGGATGTCTTGGAGAAGCGCTACCTGGAGCCAACAGGCAAGCAGATTTTCTCGGTGTCGGGCCAGCACTATGACTTTGCCTCCGAGGCCTTCTCCCAGCTGATTGCGGAATCGGACACCTCGCAGACAGACTTCCGTTTGTTGGAAACCTCAACCAAGGAAGTCCTCCACGATGTGCGCTCAGCCTACAGCGAATTGGGCATTCTCTACATGAATCCCAATAACCGTAAAGTCATCCAGCAATACCTGAACCGCCATGAGCTGGACTTCGTGGAGTTGGGTGAATTCTCGGTCCATATCTTTGTGGGCCATGACCACCCCCTAGCGGACCGGGACAGTGTGAGCTTAGAAGACCTGGAACCCTATCCTTCCCTAGGCTTTGAGCAGAAGGAGAGCAATACCCTGCAATTCTCGGAAGAGGTGATTGAAGGGGATAACAAGGACCAGCAGCAGATCATGGTTTCCGACCGGGGGAGTTCTATCAATGTCCTGGTCAATACCGATGCCTATCTGATTGGCTCCGGAATCTTGAGCTCACCCTTCAAGACCATGATGCGGACCATCCCTGTCCGCGACCAGGAACCCAACCATATCGGCTATATCCACGCCAGCTACCGCAAGCAATCCGACCTGGCCAAGCGCTATATCGAGCTCTTGACGGACATGGTGGATTAATAGTATAAGCAAAGTGATGCCCCCAAAACGTGGACTAAGTTTTGGGGGCTATTGCTTTAGCTAATGGGGATTAGATTGCAGCGTCGTAAAGTAAAAGTTAGTGATGAAAGTTGACCAAGTGATACGGAAAATGTTTCAGATATTTGAAAGCGGTTGAGTATTTTGTTATGGTGAAAATGTACAAAGAAGTTAGTGAGGTGTGATAATGAAAAAGGAAACCATATTTTCACCTTTTGCCTTAATCTTTGATATTGGTATACTTGTTTTCTGGATTAGCTTGCAGGTTTACCTAGGATCTACCTGGAAAGAAGCCATCTTCTCTGGATCAACTTGGTTATTCTTTTTGGCTGTTCTATCTTATGTTTCTAGTTTTATCAGGTACCACAAGGGTAAATGATTCATTCTAAGCTTAATCTCTTGAGATGTGCCAAATAATAGACTAGACAGCGATACAGTGCCCCTAAAATTTGGATTCTTAGTCCAAATCTTGGGGGCTTTTCTTATTTCGTGATAACTTCTATGTAAGACATTTTCCTGCTTTTAAGCGAATAGACGCTTTCGATCCCAAAAAATACCCCTTTTTGCAAGCGTATAATTTGCTTATTGTGGCTTGTATCCGCTAAAATGAAGGTATTAAGAAAGCAATATTTTGTTTCAGAGTGGAGGGATCTCAATGGGAGGCTTTCGTCGTTTTATCCAGATTGTCGTTACATTAATCTTTATTTTGGCCCTAGTTGCCGCCATTTCCTTGTTCTACCCAATTCCTTACCTATCCGCCTTCGCGATTAGTTACTTAGCTGGAAATTGGACCCTACGTTTGGTTGTGGCCGTGATTTTAGGCCTGCTCTTACTTTATTGTGTCTTCCTGTTCTTCAGAGCCTTATTTGTTGCCAGCAAGCACCGGAGAATGGTGATGGATGCGTCACGCGGGGATATGAATGTATCCAAGCAAGCCATTGAAGCAACAGCTTTGAGTGCCGTGAAGCATGTGGGGAATATCTACTATCCAGATGCTAAGGTGACCATCTACGATAAACCTGAGGATACAGAAATCGATATCCAAGTGAGTGTTGGTGAGATGGATAATGTGCCAATGCTCGGTCAATTGATCCAAGAGCGCGTTCAAGCAGCCGTACAGCGGACCTTGCACCTCGATGTGCACCGGATTGATGTCAAGATTAACCAAGTGAGCCCGGCAGAGAGTCGTCAAGCCAAGCACTTGACCCGGCCAGCGCAACCACGTGTTAGATAGTCAGGAGGAGTCAAATTATGGATAATGAACAAGTAAAGAAAGTTTGGGACCAATACAGTGGTCGGATTATTGGCGCAGTACTCGGCTTTATTTTTGCCCTCTTATGGATGAGCATTGGCTTCGCTGAAACCTTGCTGATTTTTGTGGTAATGGGTGCTGCCTACTGTGTGGGCGCTTACTTCGACGGAGAATTAGATCTTAACGCTTGGTTAAAATTCTTCAATATCAAGTGATATCAGTTTCATTTCTAGGTAATTTTTGTTAGAGTGAAGATAGTGTAAATGTAATAGAATAAGTAAAGGGGAGTTATTAATGTCTGAACAAGTTCAACATCAAAACGAATTAAGCTATGAAGACAAAGTAATCCAAAAAATTGCCAACTATGCGGTACAAAACGTTGATGGCATCTTAGAATTAAAAGGTGGCATGACTTCTGGCATCAAAGGTTTCTTCTCAGATAACGGTGAAGATGAAACCCGCGGCGTAAGTGCTGAAGTTGGTAAGAAAGAAGTAGCTCTCGACCTTGAAGTTATTGGTGAATTCGGTAAAGACTTACGCAAAGCCTTTGACGATACCATTAAAGTTGTAAGCGAAAACGTTGAACACATGACTGGCTTAAAGGTTGTAGAAGTTAATATGCACGTTAATGAAGTTTACACCAAGAGCGATTATGAACAAAACAAGAGCGATAAAGAACGCGAACAAGCAGCACGTCGCCGCAAAGAAGCTAGCGACTACTCTGGTTCTTCACGCGTTCAATAAGATCTATAGTGAAGAGCATGTTAAGTGTTCAATCGAGAAGCTAGGACAAGCAGCCTAGCTTCTTTTCTTTTAGGGAGATAAGTTAGGGATCGCCGTTTCTAGTAGGCTTGATTAATAACAAAAGAATAGTTGTATTATCAGTTAAATTTTGAGCAGGAGTGGAACTTTGAATTTGATAGAAAACTAGAGTAAAGGATAGATTCTCTTAACAAAAATTCTTAGAAGGCCTATAATAAAGTTAAGTAAAGGAGGAATGTATGATGCGTGCAATGATTTTACTTGGAAGAGGTTATGAAGAAGTTGAAGCGCTGACTGTGGTGGACTGGTTCCGGCGGGCGGGGCTTGAGATTGATATGGTCTCGGTGTCGGATGAACTGGAAACAGTAGGTGACCACCAAATTCACATCCAGGCTGATAAGCGTCTGGCCGAGATTGATCCCAGCGATTATGACTTGATTGTGACCCCAGGTGGCATGCCTGCTTCTAAACAATTAGCAGAAGATTCAGCTGTCCTAGAATTGGTCCAAAGCCACCACCAAGCTGGCAAATGGTTGGCTTCAATCTGTGCTTCCCCGCTTATCCTAGAAGCAGCTGGGATTGCTAGTGAAGCGGAAGGAACCTGCTATCCAGGGATCGAAGAGAAGGTTCACTTCAAGGAACATAAGGAAGACTTGGTGGTCGTAGATGAAGAAGCTAAGTTGGTGACTTCCCGCGGTCCAGCTACAGCGACTTATTTTGCCCTCCGCTTAGTGGAAAGCTTTGCCGGTGAAGAGGCCGCTAGTGACTTGAAGCAAGCCTTGCTCCTTGACCGGGTGGAAGCGAGCCTAGTCGATCATGCTTAAGGCTCTTTTCCAGGCTCCCGTTCGTTTCTACCGGGCTTATATTTCGCCCTTATTTCCTGCCACTTGCCGCTACTATCCTTCTTGCTCGGCCTATATGCTGAGAGCTCTGGATAAGCACGGCGCCTTGAAGGGGGGCTTGATGGGGCTGGGGCGGATCTGCCGCTGCCATCCTTTCATTAAAGGCGGCTTTGACCCGGTACCTGACCACTTCACCCTTTGCCGCAACCGGGAGGAGATCTCGGAGGCAGAGCGGGCTCTCTTGATCCAGGCCAAGGCAGAAGAAATGAGCGACCAAGAGCTTTAGAAAATCCTATTATTTTTTTCAAAAAGGGCTTAGGAAAAATTCACACTTAATTCACAGGGGACCCTTATAGTATAAGCATACCCAACAAACCCAAATAAACTTTTCTTCATATCTTTCTCCTCCAAATTGAAAGATATCTGAAAAAGGCTGAGCTGTGGAAAGGCCAGCCTTTTTCTTTTTGTCAGGGTGTGAGGGAGCGTGGTTAGAAGTGGGCCTCTGCAGCGAAGCAACAGAGAAGACTGAAAGTCTTCGGCGGCGCTTTGTGAAGAGGAGCCACTTCTGCGCGACCGAACCCGACTAGATAAGGGTGAGAGAGGATGCGGGAGAAAGGGACCTCTGGAGCAAAAAGGCAGAGAAGGCTGCAAGCCTTCGACGTCCTTTTGTGAAGAGGAGCCCTTTCTGCATCCTCGAACCCGACTAGCCCGAACCCGACTAGCCCGAACCCGACTAGCCCGAACCCGACTAGCCCGAACCCGACTAATACTACGGATAAAGCACAAGACGGCTTCAGCCCTTGTTGATCCACTGAACATTTAAGGACCAATTTCAAAAGCGGAAGGGATGCTCACTAATACGGTGTGGTAAGGCTTCAGGATTTTTTGAGTAAGCAAGCTTGAACTTTTGCTGGTAAGCCCCTATAATGACTAGGCGAGCTAATGTTGATGGCTCCATGATTATTTATAAATGGAGGGGTGTTGCGCTTTGAAGTTTATTTGGAAATATCTGAAGAAATATCCTGGCGACTTATTGATGTTGTTTCTAGGCATGGCTGCTTTTGTAGCGGTGACTCTAGGCCTACCAACTATGGTCGCTTTTATTATTGACCACGCCATTGTGGCAGGCAATATGTCCGTCTTTTACCGTTATATGGCCTATATGGTGGTCTTTGCCTTAGTTGGGGTAGTGGGCCAGTTGATGGCTTCTTACTTTATTAGTAAGATCGTCAACGATATGACCATGAAGATCCGCAATGACGTTTATGCGAAGATGCAGTCGCTGTCGCACCATGAATTCCAAGAATTAGGGGTGCCGTCGCTGACGACACGGATCACAACGGATGCCTTTATTCTTTTACAATTTACCCAAATTATGTTGCGAACAGGTATGACATCGCCCTTGATGATTGCGACGTCTATTTTTATGATTACGACCATTTCGCCAGCCCTGGGTGCTTATATTATTCCGATTGTACCGATTATCCTCCTCTTGGTCCTCTTTATGACCAAGCTCACCCTGCCTATCTCAGAAGACCAGCAGGAAAGTTTGGACCGGATCAACCAGAGTTTGCGTGAGAATATTACGGGGACCCGGGTTGTGCGGGCCTTTAACCGCCAGGGCTATTTTGAGAAGCGCTTCGCCAAGGTGGCCAGTCTCTACAAGCAGCTCACCAAGAAGCTCTTCAAGTTAGTGGCTGTGACGCCTTCTGTTTTTAGTTTTCTCATCAATGTTACCATTATTATGATTATGCTAGTGGGGTCACGTTATATTGAGCAAGGCCAGCTCCAGGTGGGGAATCTCTTCGCCTTCATTGAGTATGCCTTCCACATCTTAATTTCTCTGATGCTTTTTGCCAATATTTATATGATGTACCCCCGGGCTCTCGTTTCGGCGGGCCGGCTCCAGGAAGTCTTGGATACGCCAATTACGGTTGAAAATCCTGACCAGCCTGTGATGGAGACCGATGGCAGTGGGCGTTTGGAGTTCCGCCATGTGGACTTTGCCTATCCAGACGCCAGAGAGCCTGTCCTAAGAGATATTTCCTTTAGCTCTAAGGCAGGGGAAACGGTGGCCTTTATCGGGTCAACGGGTTCGGGGAAATCAACCATTGTGAAGTTGATTCCACGTTTCTACGATGTGACCAAGGGGGCTATCCTCATCGATGGGGTGGACGTCAGAGACTTAGACCCTACTGTCTTAAGGGATAAGATTGGTTTTACCCCGCAAAAAGCCAACTTATTTACGGGTGAAATCGCAGACAACCTCCGCTATGGGAAAGAAGATGCTACGGAATATGATATGGATGAGGCGACTTCGATTGCCCAGGCCCGTGAATTTATTGAACGCCTGGAGACTCGCTACCATACCCACCTGGCTGAAGGGGGAAGCAACCTCTCCGGTGGGCAGAAGCAGCGCTTGTCTATTGCCCGGTCCATTATCGGAGGACGGGAGATCTATATCTTCGACGACTCCTTCTCCGCTCTCGACTATAAGACCGATGCGGCCGTCCGCCAAGCCCTCAAGGAAGAGACCAAGAATGCGACAACCATTATTGTGGCTCAGCGTGTGGGAACTATCATGCATGCGGACCAAATTATTGTGCTCGACCACGGGGAGATTGCGGCACGAGGCACCCACGAGGAACTTCTGAAGACCTCTCCGCTCTATTACGATATTGCCTCATCCCAACTTAGTGAGGAGGAATTGGCTCGATGAAATCAACTGAATTAATGAAGCGTATCTGGTACTATCTGCGCCCCTACCGTCTGCAGTTCTATCTGGCCATCCTAGCGACTGTCGTGATGTCGGTCGCCAATGCCTTGGAACCCTATGTTCTTGGCCTGGCTATTACGGAAGTGGCCAATAATGTCATCGACATGGTCAAGGGGGTGCCGGGAGCTGGGATCAACTTCCCTTACTTGGTCCGGATCCTAGTGATTTATTTAATCCGCGGCCTTTTCTTCCAGGCTGGCCAATACTTGGGGATTTACTTCTTAACCAATGCTACCCAGGATGCCATGTACGATCTGCGCTTGGATATTTCGCGCAAGGCCAACCAATTGCCGGTTGCCTACTTCGACCAGAACCAGACCGGGGATATCCTCAGCCGGATGACCAATGACGTGGATGCGATCTCTAACGCCATGCAACAGTCCGCTATGCAGCTCTTTATCGGGGTCTTACAGATTTCCCTAGCGATTATCTCCATGCTGCTTTTGGACTGGCAATTGGCCCTGATTAGCTTGGTGATGTTACCGGTCAGCTATTTGGTGGCACGGCGGGTAATTCATTACTCCCAACCGATCTTTAAGGAACAGGCGGATGCTTTGGGCCATCTCTTTGGTTATACCCAAGAAAACTTATCCGGCTTTACCGAGATTAAGGTCTACAACCGCCAGGAAGAATCAATTAAGGAATTCCAGCACCGCAACAAGCAATTGCGCGATATCGGCTTTAAATCGAGTTTCTTGTCTACGATTCTCCAACCCTTGCTCAGCTTTATCTCCAATATTTCTTACATTGTCATTACCTTCTTCGGGTCGCTGAAGAGCTTCCACGGCACATTGACGGTCGGGAACCTCCAAGCCTTCTTGAACTATGTTTGGCAAATTAACCAACCTATTAACCAAATTACCGAACTGTCCGGTCTGATCCAGAGCGCCTTTGCAGCAGGTGGGCGGATCTTTAGCTTCCTGGATGAGGAAGAAATCAGGACAGCTGGCGAAGACCAGACCTTGCCTCGGCCGGTTAAAGGGCATGTGCGTTTTAACCATGTTCGCTTCGGCTATGATCCTGAGAACCCGCTGATGAAAGATGTGAACTTCGAAGTGCAACCAGGGCAAATGATTGCCGTGGTTGGGCCGACCGGTGCCGGGAAGACGACCCTGATCAACCTCTTGATGCGCTTCTATGATATTGATGGAGGCAGCATTGAACTGGACGGGGTGAATATCCAGGATGTTTCCCGTGAAGACCTGCGCCGGAACTTTGGTATGGTCCTCCAGGATGCTTGGCTCTTCAATGATACGGTGATGGAGAATATCCGCTTTGGGAACCTGGAGGCGGGCGACTATGAGGTGATTGAAGCGGCTAAGGTGGCTAATGTGGACCACTTTATCCAAACCTTGCCGGGGGGCTATCAGATGGAAATTAATGAGGAAGCCTCCAACGTCTCGCTCGGGCAGAAGCAGTTGATGACCATCGCTCGGGCGGTGATTGCGGATCCGAATATCCTGATCCTCGATGAGGCCACCTCCTCCGTCGATACCCGCTTGGAACAGCTGATCCAAGAGGCCATGGATAAGATTATGCAGGGGCGGACTTCCTTCGTTATCGCCCACCGCTTGTCGACTATCCGCAATGCTGACATGATTCTCGTGATGCAGCAGGGGGATATTATCGAACACGGGACCCACGATGAACTCCTGGCCAAGGGTGGCTTCTATGCTGATCTCTACAACAGTCAGTTCAATGAAGAAACCGCGACGGAAATTCATATGGGTTACTAGGGGGACTGTGCGTTAAAAGTCGTGCCCCCTAAAAAGCCAAAAAGCTCCGAATTCCAAGATTTGATTGACTTGGATTCGGAGCTTTTTAGTTTGGCTTCTTTAGTAAGTGGTGGAGGTGAGCTGCTATTTGGTTGTTGGAGTTGGCTTGATGCTTTGCACTTAGAGGATGGTTGGGTCTTGGCTGCTGGAGAGTCCCTGTGTGTCTGCTAACTTGTGAATGAGCCTTCCGTTGGCGACTAGGCTGGGATCGGCTAGCGAACAGGGCTTCTATTAGAAAGTAGGGTCGCGTCAACTTGCAAAGGAGGCTCCGCTTAGCAAGTAGCTTGGTGGCAATTAGCGAAGAGGCCCCCTGTTTAGCAAGTTGAAGCTCTGCTCGGCAAGCAGCCTGGGCTCTTCCATAATGAAAACAAGCTAGCAAGAGTCTTGCTAGCTTGTTGGTCCTTATTTTAGTGGGAATTGGCTTGGCAATCCATATTCGGGCCTTTTTAGTGTGGGTTGATCATCCTCAACCCACACTCCTGGTGCTTGTTTCAAGCTTGGTCATTGCCAAGCCACACTTTCGTGGTCTGATTATGGATTGTACCTTGCCAATCCACAGTGCTAGGTTCTGAGTGTGGGTTGGAAGCTGCCAACCCACACTCCCGATGTCTATTTAAAGGTTGAATGCCTTTGCTCACACCCTTATCTTTCTTTTCGGATCATGTCGTGGGCTTTGACGGGTTGGTTGACTTTCATGCTGATGATTTGCATGGCGTGGGGGGCGCGGTCGATGGATTGGCCGTCTTCGTCGCGCATGGCGGTGAGTTCTTGTTGGAAGTGGCGCATGCCGGGGCCGTAGAATTCGATGAGGTCGCCGACGCCAAAGTTGTTTCGCTGTTGGATGGTGGCGATTTGGCTGTCTGGGTCATAGTCTAGGACTTCGCCCACGAATTGGTAGCGGGGGATCCGGCGGCGCTTGCCGAAGAGTTGTTCGTTCTCAGTTGGGCGGCCATAGTAGAAACCGGTTGCTAGTTCACGTTGGGCTGATTTCCAGAGTTCGTCAATCCATTCTTGTTGGACTTGGTAGTTATCGGGGTCTTCCAGGTAGGCATCGATGGCTTTACGGTAGACATTGATGACGGTGGAGACGTAGTGGATGGACTTCATCCGGCCTTCGACCTTCAAGGAGTCGATGCCGTTCTGGATGATATCAGGAATGTGGTTGATCATGGAGAGGTCAACGGCTGACATGGCAAAAGGTTCATCGATATCCGTGCCTTCTTCACCCTTGCCGACCATGTAGCGGTCACCGAGCTTGGGCATGTCATAGAGGCCATATTGCCAACGACAGGATTGGCAGCAGCCGCCCCGGTTAGCGTCGCGGTGGGCCATGTGGTTGGAGAGGGTACAGCGTCCCGAATAGGAGATACACATGGCGCCATGGACGAAGGCTTCAATTTCGACATTGGTTTTTTGGCGAATTTCAGCGACTTCAGCCATGGAGACTTCCCGGCCCAGTACACAGCGGGTGAGACCGGCATCTTCCCAGAAGTTCAGGGTTTCATAGTTGACGGCAGATTGCTGGGTCGACAGGTGCATTTCCAGGCCTGGCGCGTCGCTGGCACAGATTTGCATGAGGGCAGGGTCGGAAATAATGACCGCATCGATACCGATATCGCGGATGGTGCGGAAGAATTCGCCAGCGCCTTTTTCATCGCCGACGTGGGTGACCATGTTAGAGGCCACATAAACCTTGGCATTGTGTTTGTGGGCATAATCAACGGCTTCACGCATTTCGTCGAAGTCGAAGTTGCCTGCCCGACTTCTTAAGCCGTATGCCTCGCCGCCGATATAGCAGGCATCGGCGCCGTAGTGGATAGCAATTTTTAATTTTTCAAGGGTCCCGGCTGGTGCTAGGAGCTCGGGACGTTTTAATTCACTTTGTGTCACACTGATTTCCTTTCTAGTTAAGTGCTTATTGGACAGTATCCTTGTCGAAGAGGAAGAAGCCAGTCGAAAGTTCGCGGTTTTCTGGATGAAGCTCGCGCACTTTTTGGTCGAGCTGGAGGGCATAGGCATCATTCCATTGGCCAGCCTCAATCGCATCGCGGGCCTGGGCAAAGAGGCGGTTGATGTCGACAAAGGCTTGGCCGGGGCAGTAGATGCCGTCCGCATACCAGTGTTGGATGCCGGCTTCTTGGAGGTCGTCCAGGTACATCATGAGGTCCAAGTCGTTGTTGGCGAAGATATGGGTGCCGTGGTCGTCTTCATAGATGGAATAGTGGGTCTCGTCCTTCTTGGGTTCGGAGAGGAAGAGCTCGTGTTCGGCGACCTCGGTCTTGTCCTTGCCGACAAAGTTAAAGTAGTTGTCAAGGAGCATGCGGCCGCTCTGGTGGATGCAGGAGGCACCGTAAGTTTGGACCATAAGTGGAATCTTGGCATCCCGGGCCATCTCAGTTAGTTCGACATAGGGAACTTCCCGGGCCACCAGGGCGCCGACCGCACCGTACTGGGCCCAGAAGTTAACTTGTCCCGGACTAGTTACAAGGACAGAGGCGTCGTAGATATAAGGCATGCGGTAGGCTTCTTCTTTGAGGATTTGGATCAGACCGGTGTCGCCAACCATGAGTAAGTCAGCGCCCATGCCCTTGACCGCAGTCAGATAGTCGCGGGCCCGGTCGATCTTGTCATTGTGGAGGATAGCATTGGCTGCGACAATCACCTCTTTGCCTGCTTGGTGCGTGATGCGGATCATTTCAGCCATTTCTTCCCGGTCAAAATATCCCGGCAAGCGGAGGCCGTAGCTGCTTTCGCCAATGACGAGATAGTCGACGCCGGCTTCCAGCAGGGCTTGACCTTGGCTCAAGGATTCAGCTGTCGCAATCAATTTAATCATTCGTTTCTTTCCCTCTTTCTTCATTATAGTACACATCTCTACATTTTAAGTTCAAAAGCAATAAATGTCTAGGCCTTTCCGCAAAAGTTGGGGAAATCTTAGTGAGAAAGCCAATTTTAAAGGGCAGTGGCTATGAAAAAAACAAGACTGCTTATGATAGTGTGCTGGAGAGCATCCGTTACACTTTCG
Proteins encoded in this window:
- a CDS encoding ABC transporter ATP-binding protein, with protein sequence MKFIWKYLKKYPGDLLMLFLGMAAFVAVTLGLPTMVAFIIDHAIVAGNMSVFYRYMAYMVVFALVGVVGQLMASYFISKIVNDMTMKIRNDVYAKMQSLSHHEFQELGVPSLTTRITTDAFILLQFTQIMLRTGMTSPLMIATSIFMITTISPALGAYIIPIVPIILLLVLFMTKLTLPISEDQQESLDRINQSLRENITGTRVVRAFNRQGYFEKRFAKVASLYKQLTKKLFKLVAVTPSVFSFLINVTIIMIMLVGSRYIEQGQLQVGNLFAFIEYAFHILISLMLFANIYMMYPRALVSAGRLQEVLDTPITVENPDQPVMETDGSGRLEFRHVDFAYPDAREPVLRDISFSSKAGETVAFIGSTGSGKSTIVKLIPRFYDVTKGAILIDGVDVRDLDPTVLRDKIGFTPQKANLFTGEIADNLRYGKEDATEYDMDEATSIAQAREFIERLETRYHTHLAEGGSNLSGGQKQRLSIARSIIGGREIYIFDDSFSALDYKTDAAVRQALKEETKNATTIIVAQRVGTIMHADQIIVLDHGEIAARGTHEELLKTSPLYYDIASSQLSEEELAR
- a CDS encoding peptidase U32 family protein, which codes for MTQSELKRPELLAPAGTLEKLKIAIHYGADACYIGGEAYGLRSRAGNFDFDEMREAVDYAHKHNAKVYVASNMVTHVGDEKGAGEFFRTIRDIGIDAVIISDPALMQICASDAPGLEMHLSTQQSAVNYETLNFWEDAGLTRCVLGREVSMAEVAEIRQKTNVEIEAFVHGAMCISYSGRCTLSNHMAHRDANRGGCCQSCRWQYGLYDMPKLGDRYMVGKGEEGTDIDEPFAMSAVDLSMINHIPDIIQNGIDSLKVEGRMKSIHYVSTVINVYRKAIDAYLEDPDNYQVQQEWIDELWKSAQRELATGFYYGRPTENEQLFGKRRRIPRYQFVGEVLDYDPDSQIATIQQRNNFGVGDLIEFYGPGMRHFQQELTAMRDEDGQSIDRAPHAMQIISMKVNQPVKAHDMIRKER
- a CDS encoding ABC transporter ATP-binding protein, which encodes MKSTELMKRIWYYLRPYRLQFYLAILATVVMSVANALEPYVLGLAITEVANNVIDMVKGVPGAGINFPYLVRILVIYLIRGLFFQAGQYLGIYFLTNATQDAMYDLRLDISRKANQLPVAYFDQNQTGDILSRMTNDVDAISNAMQQSAMQLFIGVLQISLAIISMLLLDWQLALISLVMLPVSYLVARRVIHYSQPIFKEQADALGHLFGYTQENLSGFTEIKVYNRQEESIKEFQHRNKQLRDIGFKSSFLSTILQPLLSFISNISYIVITFFGSLKSFHGTLTVGNLQAFLNYVWQINQPINQITELSGLIQSAFAAGGRIFSFLDEEEIRTAGEDQTLPRPVKGHVRFNHVRFGYDPENPLMKDVNFEVQPGQMIAVVGPTGAGKTTLINLLMRFYDIDGGSIELDGVNIQDVSREDLRRNFGMVLQDAWLFNDTVMENIRFGNLEAGDYEVIEAAKVANVDHFIQTLPGGYQMEINEEASNVSLGQKQLMTIARAVIADPNILILDEATSSVDTRLEQLIQEAMDKIMQGRTSFVIAHRLSTIRNADMILVMQQGDIIEHGTHDELLAKGGFYADLYNSQFNEETATEIHMGY
- the amaP gene encoding alkaline shock response membrane anchor protein AmaP, whose amino-acid sequence is MGGFRRFIQIVVTLIFILALVAAISLFYPIPYLSAFAISYLAGNWTLRLVVAVILGLLLLYCVFLFFRALFVASKHRRMVMDASRGDMNVSKQAIEATALSAVKHVGNIYYPDAKVTIYDKPEDTEIDIQVSVGEMDNVPMLGQLIQERVQAAVQRTLHLDVHRIDVKINQVSPAESRQAKHLTRPAQPRVR
- a CDS encoding Asp23/Gls24 family envelope stress response protein is translated as MSEQVQHQNELSYEDKVIQKIANYAVQNVDGILELKGGMTSGIKGFFSDNGEDETRGVSAEVGKKEVALDLEVIGEFGKDLRKAFDDTIKVVSENVEHMTGLKVVEVNMHVNEVYTKSDYEQNKSDKEREQAARRRKEASDYSGSSRVQ
- the yidD gene encoding membrane protein insertion efficiency factor YidD, whose product is MLKALFQAPVRFYRAYISPLFPATCRYYPSCSAYMLRALDKHGALKGGLMGLGRICRCHPFIKGGFDPVPDHFTLCRNREEISEAERALLIQAKAEEMSDQEL
- a CDS encoding peptidase U32 family protein, with translation MIKLIATAESLSQGQALLEAGVDYLVIGESSYGLRLPGYFDREEMAEMIRITHQAGKEVIVAANAILHNDKIDRARDYLTAVKGMGADLLMVGDTGLIQILKEEAYRMPYIYDASVLVTSPGQVNFWAQYGAVGALVAREVPYVELTEMARDAKIPLMVQTYGASCIHQSGRMLLDNYFNFVGKDKTEVAEHELFLSEPKKDETHYSIYEDDHGTHIFANNDLDLMMYLDDLQEAGIQHWYADGIYCPGQAFVDINRLFAQARDAIEAGQWNDAYALQLDQKVRELHPENRELSTGFFLFDKDTVQ
- a CDS encoding DJ-1 family glyoxalase III, coding for MRAMILLGRGYEEVEALTVVDWFRRAGLEIDMVSVSDELETVGDHQIHIQADKRLAEIDPSDYDLIVTPGGMPASKQLAEDSAVLELVQSHHQAGKWLASICASPLILEAAGIASEAEGTCYPGIEEKVHFKEHKEDLVVVDEEAKLVTSRGPATATYFALRLVESFAGEEAASDLKQALLLDRVEASLVDHA
- a CDS encoding LysR family transcriptional regulator is translated as MNFHKLKYVVVAADSGSFREAARRLYMAQSSLSTAIKELEEEYQIQIFERTKRGIYITPEGSEFLSYARDILSQVDVLEKRYLEPTGKQIFSVSGQHYDFASEAFSQLIAESDTSQTDFRLLETSTKEVLHDVRSAYSELGILYMNPNNRKVIQQYLNRHELDFVELGEFSVHIFVGHDHPLADRDSVSLEDLEPYPSLGFEQKESNTLQFSEEVIEGDNKDQQQIMVSDRGSSINVLVNTDAYLIGSGILSSPFKTMMRTIPVRDQEPNHIGYIHASYRKQSDLAKRYIELLTDMVD
- a CDS encoding DUF2273 domain-containing protein, giving the protein MDNEQVKKVWDQYSGRIIGAVLGFIFALLWMSIGFAETLLIFVVMGAAYCVGAYFDGELDLNAWLKFFNIK